A window from Hallerella porci encodes these proteins:
- the glgB gene encoding 1,4-alpha-glucan branching protein GlgB has product MDFQDSTTMTNDQMRAIWDFNCSDPFSILGIHALETDRGLKTVIRVYLPGAAHISGESVEPEIIYGAANTETVTEEKVGKKPAEKKNAKSAKTTKSTKAAKATKAKTTRAKKAKVEESEAKKLVFEFVKIGDSGFFEAVLDMEFQPFFYRLNITLDNGIQYSVIDPYAFLPVLTDFDCHLIKNGTHYELYKKLGANVIRHQGFNGVQFAVWAPNAKSVSVVGNFNSWDGRRHPMRMIGASGIWEIFIPELGANELYRFEIHSQDGRLLTKSDPLAKLSEMRPATASVTTHLEGYEWNDKLYMDTHYATRVFGSPMNIYEVHAGSWERDPTNPDRFLSWNELADKLIPYLKDMGYTHVEFLPIMEHPLDESWGYQVTGYYSPTSRFGSPDEFRHFVDLCHQNEIGVILDWVPAHFPKDSYALGRFDGTACYEHADPRQGEHPDWGTYIFNLGRKEVSNFLIANAMYWLREFHCDGLRVDAVASMLYLDYGKRDGEWVPNKDGGNINYDTLEFLKHLNSIMGRLAPHAILIAEESTSFPCITRPPERGGLGFHYKWNMGWMNDFLTYMKHEPIHRKYHHNLITFSMVYAYSENFILVLSHDEVVHGKGSMLGKMPGDNWQKFANLRLAYSYQFAHPGKKLNFMGNDFGQFREWNEKQSLDWHLLTWETHGKLHEMFKTLSHIYKNESPFWEVDHAPEGFEWISCDDADNSIVSFIRRDAHGATILCAFNFTPVPRTPYRIGLPARGRWQEIFNSDSEMWGGGNIGNAGEVHSEETPWQNRPWSANIQLPPLGAVFFKYIGE; this is encoded by the coding sequence ATGGATTTTCAAGATTCAACAACGATGACAAACGACCAGATGCGCGCCATTTGGGATTTTAATTGCTCCGATCCGTTTTCGATTTTAGGCATTCATGCGCTAGAAACCGACCGCGGACTCAAAACCGTTATCCGCGTTTACTTGCCCGGAGCCGCTCATATCAGCGGTGAATCCGTGGAACCCGAAATCATTTACGGAGCAGCAAATACCGAAACGGTAACCGAAGAAAAAGTCGGAAAGAAACCCGCCGAAAAAAAGAACGCAAAATCGGCGAAGACGACGAAGTCAACGAAAGCTGCCAAAGCGACAAAAGCGAAAACAACTCGTGCAAAAAAAGCAAAAGTCGAAGAATCCGAAGCGAAAAAACTTGTCTTTGAATTTGTGAAAATCGGCGACTCGGGATTTTTCGAAGCCGTTCTCGATATGGAATTTCAGCCGTTCTTCTATCGGTTGAACATTACACTCGACAATGGAATTCAATATTCTGTCATCGATCCGTATGCGTTCTTGCCGGTGCTCACCGACTTCGATTGCCACTTGATTAAGAACGGCACGCACTACGAACTTTACAAGAAACTCGGCGCCAATGTGATTCGGCATCAAGGATTTAACGGCGTGCAATTCGCCGTTTGGGCGCCGAATGCGAAAAGCGTTTCTGTCGTCGGAAACTTTAATAGTTGGGACGGCAGAAGACATCCGATGCGCATGATTGGCGCATCGGGAATTTGGGAAATTTTCATTCCAGAACTCGGCGCAAATGAATTGTATCGTTTTGAAATTCATTCGCAAGATGGTCGCCTTTTAACCAAGTCCGATCCGCTCGCTAAGCTCAGCGAAATGCGTCCGGCGACGGCTAGCGTTACCACGCATCTCGAAGGCTACGAATGGAACGATAAATTATATATGGATACGCATTATGCGACCCGTGTCTTCGGCAGTCCGATGAACATTTACGAAGTGCACGCAGGCTCGTGGGAACGCGATCCCACAAATCCTGATCGTTTCCTTTCGTGGAATGAACTCGCCGACAAACTCATTCCTTATTTGAAGGATATGGGTTACACGCATGTGGAATTTCTTCCGATTATGGAGCACCCGCTCGATGAATCGTGGGGCTATCAAGTGACCGGTTACTATTCGCCGACGAGCCGTTTTGGTTCTCCGGACGAATTCCGTCACTTCGTCGATCTTTGTCACCAGAATGAAATCGGCGTGATTCTCGACTGGGTTCCAGCCCACTTCCCGAAAGATTCCTATGCGCTCGGACGCTTCGACGGCACCGCTTGTTATGAACACGCAGACCCGCGTCAAGGCGAACATCCGGATTGGGGCACTTACATTTTCAATCTCGGCCGCAAAGAAGTTTCGAATTTCCTCATCGCCAATGCGATGTATTGGCTCCGCGAATTCCACTGCGACGGTCTCCGCGTCGATGCAGTCGCAAGTATGCTTTACTTGGATTACGGAAAACGCGACGGCGAATGGGTGCCGAATAAAGACGGCGGAAACATCAATTACGATACCCTCGAATTCTTGAAGCATTTGAATAGCATCATGGGACGCTTAGCGCCGCACGCGATTCTCATCGCCGAAGAATCGACAAGTTTCCCGTGCATTACGCGTCCGCCAGAACGCGGCGGTCTCGGTTTCCATTACAAGTGGAATATGGGCTGGATGAATGACTTCCTCACCTATATGAAGCACGAACCGATTCACCGCAAATACCATCACAACTTGATTACGTTCAGCATGGTTTATGCGTATTCCGAAAATTTCATCTTGGTCTTAAGCCACGACGAAGTCGTCCACGGCAAAGGCTCGATGCTCGGAAAAATGCCTGGCGATAATTGGCAGAAATTTGCGAACTTACGTCTCGCTTATTCGTATCAATTTGCGCATCCTGGGAAAAAGCTCAACTTTATGGGCAACGACTTCGGACAATTCCGCGAATGGAACGAGAAGCAATCCCTCGACTGGCATTTGCTCACGTGGGAAACTCACGGTAAATTGCACGAAATGTTCAAAACCCTTTCGCACATTTACAAAAACGAAAGTCCGTTCTGGGAAGTGGATCACGCACCCGAAGGCTTTGAATGGATTTCGTGCGACGACGCAGATAATTCCATCGTTTCGTTCATCCGCCGCGATGCACACGGTGCGACAATTCTCTGCGCATTCAATTTTACACCGGTGCCGCGGACTCCGTACCGCATCGGTCTCCCGGCCCGCGGACGTTGGCAAGAAATCTTCAATTCGGATTCCGAGATGTGGGGCGGTGGAAACATCGGCAACGCCGGCGAAGTCCACTCCGAAGAAACGCCTTGGCAAAATCGCCCTTGGAGCGCAAACATTCAACTGCCGCCGTTAGGAGCAGTCTTCTTCAAATACATTGGAGAATAA
- a CDS encoding cytochrome c biogenesis protein produces the protein MKIFSVFILLLSLFVFAETEPSTENFSASIPTTVNFENRIRPLESFEILLAERLCEKRKCADFSAAEILQNILSGKADSQKIFAVNRATARDILHLPKDRRYFLRSEFDDVRSLLRQYAEREDDRPLTLELIRLNDALNLYDSLQAGMLSQISIPFENLPVSEQRKIRAEAAYYKTNPIFFSWILCIVGFLTAIFCRIQSRVKSRLFLLGIFLQSLFAVSLIGIFIWRGIGEGRIPLTSLYEMILCISLGISLTTIFLAVKMKESILLIGAGMNLLFMLLLRSMFSAGDSFESVSVLLNSPFWLSLHVFTIAAGFCVLIFAAFLAHWQLILRKWKKSPDEKMKNALRILLRVGFALSSLGTILGGFWADVAWGRFWGWDPKENAALLVILWTLFLLHLPRGKMISEKSWEALTAALLLVIGFCLFGVNLLGTGLHSYGYSPKLLTVFVGFSLIDAILIAFLGMPKAKK, from the coding sequence ATGAAAATTTTTAGCGTTTTCATTTTGCTGCTTTCGCTTTTTGTGTTTGCCGAAACAGAGCCTTCGACGGAAAATTTTTCAGCTTCAATTCCTACGACGGTCAATTTTGAAAATCGCATTCGTCCGCTGGAATCGTTTGAAATTTTACTTGCGGAACGCCTTTGTGAAAAACGGAAATGTGCAGATTTTTCGGCGGCAGAAATTTTGCAAAATATTCTTTCGGGGAAAGCGGATTCACAAAAAATTTTTGCGGTGAATCGGGCGACTGCACGCGACATTTTGCATTTGCCGAAAGATCGTCGCTATTTTTTGCGCAGCGAATTTGACGATGTGCGTTCTCTTTTGCGGCAATACGCAGAGCGCGAAGACGATCGTCCGCTGACTCTTGAATTGATTCGTTTAAATGATGCGTTAAATTTATACGATTCGTTGCAAGCGGGAATGCTTTCGCAAATTTCAATTCCTTTCGAAAATTTACCCGTGAGCGAGCAAAGAAAAATTCGCGCTGAAGCGGCTTATTATAAAACGAATCCGATTTTCTTTTCGTGGATTTTATGCATCGTCGGATTTTTGACGGCGATTTTTTGCCGCATTCAATCGCGCGTAAAATCGAGACTTTTTCTTCTCGGCATTTTTTTGCAGAGCTTATTTGCGGTGAGTTTAATCGGCATTTTTATTTGGCGGGGAATTGGCGAAGGGCGAATTCCTCTGACATCGCTTTACGAAATGATTTTGTGCATTTCTCTCGGCATTTCTTTGACAACGATTTTTTTAGCGGTAAAAATGAAAGAAAGTATTCTTCTCATCGGCGCGGGAATGAATTTACTTTTCATGCTTCTTCTCCGTTCGATGTTTTCTGCGGGCGATTCTTTTGAATCGGTTTCCGTTCTTTTAAATTCTCCGTTTTGGCTTTCGCTGCATGTGTTTACAATCGCTGCGGGATTTTGCGTTTTAATTTTTGCAGCGTTTCTTGCGCATTGGCAGTTGATTCTTCGAAAATGGAAAAAATCGCCCGATGAAAAAATGAAAAATGCGTTGCGAATTTTACTTCGCGTAGGCTTTGCGCTTTCGTCTCTCGGAACGATTCTCGGCGGCTTTTGGGCAGACGTTGCGTGGGGACGTTTTTGGGGGTGGGATCCGAAAGAAAACGCGGCACTTCTTGTGATTTTGTGGACGCTTTTTTTGTTGCATTTACCGCGCGGAAAAATGATTTCAGAAAAATCCTGGGAAGCGTTGACCGCTGCACTATTACTCGTCATCGGTTTTTGTCTTTTCGGCGTAAACCTTTTGGGCACAGGGCTTCACAGCTACGGTTATTCGCCAAAATTGCTCACGGTCTTTGTCGGATTTTCTTTGATCGATGCGATTCTTATTGCATTTTTAGGAATGCCAAAAGCGAAAAAATGA
- a CDS encoding PHP domain-containing protein, which translates to MTDLTKKKIGFADLHLHTNLSDGSLSPLELVKLAKRRGLRCISVTDHDTLASYEATKPYADELGLELIPGIEISAVWQGRDVHILGYFCDPTNLAINMELAESAKQRISRARSILKKLASFGVNVSFEKVMSYCKGKVVGRPHIAMALVDEEYVSSFGEAFNKYLADGAPAFVEKRGLNPQQTIRLIENAGGIAVLAHPYKSNVDVLIPDLVEAGLQGIEIYSPAQKGSVGRRYRELAEHYNLVGTGGSDFHTENSPYNPNCMKMPYSVVEELRERREKSRAESF; encoded by the coding sequence ATGACGGATTTGACGAAGAAAAAAATCGGCTTTGCTGATTTGCATTTGCACACGAATCTTTCGGACGGTTCTCTTTCGCCGTTAGAACTCGTGAAACTTGCAAAGCGACGCGGACTCCGCTGCATTTCGGTGACCGATCACGATACACTCGCCTCTTACGAAGCGACGAAACCGTATGCGGATGAACTCGGGCTCGAACTCATTCCGGGCATTGAAATTTCTGCTGTGTGGCAAGGCCGCGATGTGCACATTCTCGGTTATTTTTGCGATCCGACAAATCTCGCCATCAATATGGAACTTGCCGAAAGTGCGAAGCAACGCATTTCTCGGGCGCGCTCCATTCTCAAAAAGCTAGCGAGTTTCGGCGTCAATGTGAGCTTCGAAAAAGTGATGAGTTATTGCAAAGGCAAAGTCGTCGGACGTCCGCACATTGCGATGGCTCTCGTCGATGAAGAATACGTTTCGAGTTTTGGCGAAGCCTTTAACAAATACTTGGCCGATGGAGCGCCCGCTTTCGTCGAAAAGCGCGGACTGAATCCGCAGCAAACGATTCGCTTAATTGAAAACGCTGGCGGCATCGCTGTTCTCGCGCACCCTTACAAATCCAATGTCGATGTGCTCATTCCCGATCTCGTCGAAGCCGGATTACAAGGCATCGAAATTTATTCGCCCGCACAAAAAGGTTCTGTCGGCAGACGTTACCGCGAACTCGCAGAACATTATAATCTCGTCGGCACCGGCGGCTCGGACTTTCACACCGAAAACAGTCCTTACAATCCGAATTGCATGAAGATGCCCTATTCCGTCGTCGAAGAACTCCGCGAACGCCGCGAAAAATCCCGCGCAGAATCTTTCTAA
- a CDS encoding ribonuclease H1 domain-containing protein — protein MGKMKFYAIKTPALQKIVTSWTECEALTHGVKACQFKSFPTRESAEEWLSGISKVHADGLRIYVDGSFSPDFDRAGWAFIAVEDGKEIATESGVTDLPAESRNIDGELTASLHAMAWLKRMGKTGVICHDYEGIARWAKGDWKANKPISKRYVLEARKYPGMKFEKVPAHSGVKWNEAVDERAKAAIVRAKKELAIAKQNLSALPPLEIEKPEKKSATKIAAEGTQLDLFG, from the coding sequence ATGGGAAAGATGAAATTTTACGCGATAAAGACCCCTGCATTGCAAAAAATCGTGACTTCGTGGACAGAATGCGAAGCGCTTACGCATGGTGTAAAAGCTTGCCAATTTAAGTCGTTTCCGACCCGCGAATCCGCCGAAGAATGGCTCTCGGGAATTTCGAAAGTGCACGCAGACGGTTTACGCATTTATGTCGACGGTTCATTTTCCCCGGATTTTGATCGCGCTGGTTGGGCGTTTATCGCCGTCGAAGATGGAAAAGAAATTGCAACCGAAAGCGGCGTCACCGATTTGCCCGCCGAAAGCCGTAACATAGATGGCGAACTCACCGCGAGTTTGCATGCGATGGCTTGGTTAAAGCGGATGGGAAAAACGGGAGTGATTTGCCACGATTACGAAGGCATCGCACGCTGGGCAAAGGGCGATTGGAAAGCGAACAAACCGATTTCAAAACGTTATGTGCTCGAAGCGCGAAAATATCCCGGCATGAAATTTGAAAAAGTGCCTGCGCATTCTGGCGTTAAATGGAACGAAGCCGTCGATGAACGTGCGAAAGCAGCCATCGTCCGCGCCAAAAAAGAGCTCGCTATCGCTAAGCAAAATTTGTCGGCGCTTCCGCCTTTAGAAATTGAAAAGCCCGAAAAAAAATCCGCAACGAAAATCGCTGCGGAGGGAACTCAACTCGATTTATTTGGTTAA
- a CDS encoding agmatine deiminase family protein: MNLNYPAEWKEQKTIWLAFPHNEMNWGGELREKIIAFYYELIGICSRFQPVNVLVQPDFILPAEQKKKFDNAPFKIRWIPIETDDIWIRDYGPFFVYSQHKTSKIINFQFNAWGAKFPPWNHDEQVPKEIALRKRLALKTFPYIFEGGAIEVNDDGLGLTTLPCLVGENRNPTSELKHVEMALKEAFGLRDLLVLPEGLIGDHTDGHIDNAVRFVSNERIAMAWEEDQNKPNFKPMLRNKVILETWLKRHYGEKAHVDTVQIPTQKVIDGEILPASYMNFIFLNGALVYPKYEEKFDNLAEAYFKSVFPDREIIGIDATTVIRQGGSLHCISKQES; the protein is encoded by the coding sequence ATGAACTTAAATTATCCCGCAGAATGGAAAGAGCAAAAAACGATTTGGCTTGCGTTTCCGCACAACGAAATGAATTGGGGCGGTGAACTCCGCGAAAAAATTATCGCTTTTTATTATGAGCTCATCGGCATCTGCTCTCGCTTTCAGCCGGTAAATGTTCTCGTGCAGCCCGATTTTATTTTGCCCGCAGAACAAAAGAAAAAATTTGACAACGCACCGTTTAAAATTCGTTGGATTCCGATTGAAACCGATGACATTTGGATTCGCGATTACGGTCCTTTCTTCGTTTATTCTCAGCACAAAACTTCCAAAATCATCAACTTCCAATTCAACGCTTGGGGCGCAAAATTTCCGCCTTGGAATCACGATGAGCAAGTGCCAAAAGAAATCGCTCTCCGCAAAAGACTCGCATTAAAAACATTTCCGTATATTTTTGAAGGCGGCGCCATCGAAGTCAACGATGATGGTTTAGGACTTACGACTCTCCCTTGCCTCGTCGGTGAAAATCGCAATCCGACTTCCGAACTGAAGCACGTCGAAATGGCTTTAAAAGAAGCGTTCGGACTCCGCGATTTGCTCGTCTTGCCCGAAGGTTTAATCGGCGACCATACCGATGGTCATATCGATAACGCGGTGCGCTTTGTTTCGAATGAACGCATCGCGATGGCTTGGGAAGAAGATCAAAATAAACCGAACTTTAAGCCGATGTTACGGAATAAAGTGATTCTCGAGACTTGGCTCAAGCGTCATTACGGTGAAAAAGCCCACGTTGATACAGTGCAAATTCCCACGCAAAAAGTCATCGATGGCGAAATTCTCCCCGCGTCTTATATGAATTTTATTTTCTTAAACGGCGCACTCGTCTATCCGAAATACGAAGAAAAATTCGACAATCTTGCCGAAGCTTATTTCAAATCGGTTTTCCCCGATCGTGAAATTATCGGCATCGATGCGACGACTGTCATCCGCCAAGGCGGAAGTCTGCATTGCATTAGCAAGCAAGAAAGTTAA
- a CDS encoding carbon-nitrogen hydrolase, translating into MNKIRIATLQGKWENTTPATDAWYAAEARKFKGKGIDILVLPELYHTPYFPIEEGEKGFDWAIEKSDPLITEWREIAKEINAVVVFPFFEKRARGIYYNSAYVFERDGSIAGLYRKSHIPDDPGFFEKYYFAPGDTGFEPIQTSAGKLGVLICWDQWFPEAARIQALKGADILIYPTAIGWDVKESKDLYERQKDSWMTVMRGHAIANRLFVVAANRIGTEGDLTFWGHSFVSAPDGFLISELASDFLGASVTEIDLKEIEFNRRWWPHFRDRRTDLYKDILKNWMTP; encoded by the coding sequence ATGAATAAAATTCGCATTGCAACTCTCCAAGGAAAATGGGAAAATACAACGCCCGCAACGGATGCGTGGTATGCAGCCGAAGCCCGCAAATTCAAAGGAAAAGGCATCGACATTCTCGTTCTCCCCGAACTTTATCACACCCCTTACTTCCCCATCGAAGAAGGTGAAAAAGGCTTTGATTGGGCGATTGAAAAAAGCGACCCGTTGATTACAGAATGGCGAGAAATTGCGAAAGAAATTAACGCTGTCGTCGTCTTCCCATTTTTTGAAAAACGCGCCCGCGGAATTTATTACAATAGCGCATATGTTTTTGAACGCGACGGAAGCATCGCAGGGCTTTACCGCAAAAGTCACATTCCCGATGATCCGGGATTTTTCGAAAAGTATTATTTTGCACCGGGCGATACCGGATTTGAACCGATTCAAACTTCGGCTGGGAAATTAGGAGTTCTCATTTGTTGGGATCAATGGTTCCCCGAAGCCGCTCGCATTCAAGCGCTCAAAGGCGCAGATATTCTCATTTATCCGACGGCAATCGGTTGGGATGTGAAAGAATCCAAAGATTTATATGAACGTCAAAAAGACAGTTGGATGACCGTAATGCGCGGGCATGCAATCGCAAACCGTCTTTTCGTCGTCGCAGCAAATCGTATCGGCACCGAAGGCGATCTCACTTTCTGGGGGCATTCTTTTGTGAGCGCTCCCGATGGATTCCTTATAAGCGAACTCGCTTCTGATTTTTTGGGCGCATCGGTTACCGAAATCGATCTCAAAGAAATTGAATTTAATCGCCGTTGGTGGCCGCATTTCCGCGATCGCCGCACCGATTTATACAAAGACATTCTCAAAAATTGGATGACTCCATGA
- the rsmG gene encoding 16S rRNA (guanine(527)-N(7))-methyltransferase RsmG, with protein sequence MELQQETLEQLWAYHQLLRENNKDQDLTRLNAFETIVERHYADCILINAYVEKWPKRMIDVGSGAGFPGIPLKLVNPDIRLTLCEPRPNRVEFLNLVIRELGLQGIDVFGHKVTSRSLTFPVEGVISRAFELIELTLPRIQKALVPGGRAFFMKGPAVKEELATLHPEDYGFKLLEKHFYRIPKSTQDRALIVLEKVEV encoded by the coding sequence GTGGAATTGCAACAGGAAACTTTGGAACAATTGTGGGCTTACCATCAACTGCTGCGGGAAAATAATAAAGATCAAGATTTGACCCGCTTAAATGCATTCGAAACGATTGTGGAACGCCATTATGCCGATTGCATTCTCATCAACGCTTATGTAGAAAAATGGCCGAAGCGGATGATCGATGTCGGAAGCGGCGCTGGATTTCCTGGGATTCCGTTAAAGCTCGTCAATCCCGATATTCGCTTGACACTTTGCGAACCGCGCCCGAATCGCGTGGAATTTTTGAATCTCGTGATTCGCGAACTCGGCCTCCAAGGAATTGATGTGTTTGGACACAAAGTCACCAGCCGAAGCCTCACCTTCCCCGTCGAAGGAGTCATTAGCCGAGCATTCGAACTGATTGAACTCACTCTCCCGCGCATTCAAAAAGCTCTCGTTCCCGGCGGCCGCGCTTTCTTTATGAAAGGTCCTGCCGTCAAAGAAGAACTCGCCACTTTACACCCCGAAGATTACGGTTTTAAACTTTTGGAAAAGCATTTTTACCGCATTCCCAAAAGCACTCAAGACCGCGCACTCATCGTCCTCGAAAAAGTAGAAGTATGA